In Halobacillus amylolyticus, the following proteins share a genomic window:
- the hslV gene encoding ATP-dependent protease subunit HslV translates to MEQQFHATTIFAVQHNGKSAMSGDGQVTLGNQVVMKHKAVKVRKLFNEQVLAGFAGSVADAFTLFEKFEAKLETYDGNLARASVELAKEWRSDQVLRKLEAMLIVLNKDKMFLVSGTGEVIEPDDGILAIGSGGNYALSAGRALKRYSPEKSADQIAQAALEIAGEICVFTNDQITLEVLE, encoded by the coding sequence GTGGAGCAACAATTTCATGCAACAACGATCTTCGCTGTTCAACACAATGGAAAAAGTGCGATGAGCGGTGATGGTCAAGTGACGTTAGGCAACCAAGTCGTTATGAAGCATAAAGCAGTAAAAGTACGAAAGCTTTTTAATGAACAGGTACTAGCAGGATTCGCTGGGTCTGTGGCGGATGCATTTACTTTGTTTGAAAAGTTTGAAGCAAAGCTTGAAACGTATGATGGAAACTTGGCAAGGGCTTCTGTTGAACTTGCAAAAGAATGGCGAAGCGACCAAGTTTTACGAAAGCTTGAAGCCATGTTAATCGTCTTAAATAAAGATAAAATGTTTCTCGTTTCCGGAACTGGGGAAGTAATAGAACCGGATGATGGAATACTAGCAATTGGATCAGGTGGCAACTATGCGTTAAGTGCGGGTCGAGCGTTAAAGAGATACTCACCTGAAAAATCAGCTGATCAGATTGCTCAAGCTGCTTTAGAAATAGCTGGGGAAATATGTGTTTTCACGAATGACCAAATCACACTTGAGGTTCTTGAATAA
- the xerC gene encoding tyrosine recombinase XerC gives MTNQTRYKQLFLEYLQIEKNASPLTVSHYAEDIDAFLLFMESEALTKLQDVDHPFIRVYLSKLHEKLSRRSIARKVSCLRSFYRFLEREEIVKQNPFINVRLPKSEHPIPDFFYEEELAQLFSVSDSSTPLGQRNQAILEVLYGTGIRVSECVHLEEKHIDFSLTTMLVYGKGSKERYVPFGKLAEEALTHYIKEARPKLLKNQAQPTEKLFVNAKGGPLTARGVRTILNKMVKEAALTVDIHPHKLRHSFATHLLNEGADLRSVQELLGHEHLSSTQIYTHVTKDRLRQVYMGSHPRAKK, from the coding sequence ATGACAAATCAGACTCGCTATAAACAACTCTTTTTAGAATATCTGCAAATAGAGAAAAATGCATCTCCCTTAACAGTAAGTCATTACGCAGAAGATATAGATGCGTTTCTTCTTTTTATGGAATCAGAAGCCCTTACAAAGCTGCAAGACGTTGATCACCCGTTTATTCGCGTGTATTTATCGAAGCTTCATGAAAAGCTTTCCCGAAGAAGTATTGCCAGAAAGGTTTCCTGCTTGCGAAGTTTTTATCGATTTTTAGAGCGGGAAGAAATAGTGAAACAAAATCCGTTTATAAACGTAAGATTACCTAAGAGTGAACACCCTATCCCCGATTTCTTTTATGAAGAAGAGCTTGCACAGTTGTTTTCTGTAAGCGATTCTTCTACACCATTGGGTCAAAGAAATCAGGCCATACTCGAAGTGCTTTATGGAACAGGTATACGCGTAAGTGAATGTGTCCATCTTGAAGAGAAGCATATCGACTTTTCACTTACTACAATGCTCGTTTACGGAAAAGGCAGTAAAGAAAGGTATGTGCCATTCGGTAAGCTTGCCGAAGAAGCGTTGACGCATTATATAAAAGAGGCGAGACCCAAGCTGCTTAAGAATCAGGCACAGCCAACTGAAAAGCTTTTTGTAAACGCTAAAGGAGGGCCTTTAACGGCAAGAGGTGTTCGCACGATTCTAAACAAAATGGTGAAGGAAGCTGCATTAACGGTTGATATTCATCCACATAAGTTAAGACATTCGTTTGCCACACATTTATTGAATGAAGGTGCAGATTTGCGGTCAGTTCAGGAATTACTCGGACACGAGCATTTATCCTCAACGCAAATCTATACACACGTAACAAAAGATAGGCTCAGGCAGGTATATATGGGCAGCCATCCAAGAGCCAAAAAGTAA
- the topA gene encoding type I DNA topoisomerase, translating into MADYLVIVESPAKAKTIERYLGKKYKVKASLGHVRDLPRSQMGVNVEEEFEPKYITIRGKGPVLKDLKAAAKKAKRVYLAADPDREGEAIAWHLAHSLDIDDQSKCRVVFNEITKEAIKDSFKQPRTIDSDLVDAQQARRILDRLVGYNISPILWKKVKKGLSAGRVQSVAVKIIIDRENEIKKFNPEEYWTIEANFLKGKETFEGSFYGVDGKKKELKTEEDVEEVKSKLKGDSYSVDKVNKRERRRNPSLPFTTSSLQQEAARKLNFRAKKTMMIAQQLYEGIDLGGKQGTAGLITYMRTDSTRLSNTAKEEAMNYIDSTYGKEYLGKSKASKKQEGAQDAHEAIRPTSAARDPKSMKKALSRDQHRLYKLIWDRFLASQMAPAVLDTMTVHLTNQGVEFRATGSKVKFKGFMKVYIEGNDDNKKEKDKMLPDLEEGMTVKADEIKPNQHFTQPPPRYTEARLVKTLEELGIGRPSTYAPTLDVIQRRGYVALDNKRFVPTELGEIVLDQLKEYFPEIIDADFTKEMEDDLDSIEEGKQNWVSIIADFYKGFEPRLEKAEKEMEEIEIKDEPAGIDCENCGHEMVYKMGRYGKFLACSNFPECRNTKPILKKVGVTCPKCKEGEVVERKSKKNRKFFGCDRYPECDFISWDKPITRPCPRCQSLLVEKRAKKGTQIQCTECDYKEQQQS; encoded by the coding sequence ATGGCAGACTATCTTGTAATCGTTGAATCACCAGCAAAAGCAAAAACGATTGAACGATATCTTGGAAAAAAATATAAAGTAAAAGCATCCCTCGGACACGTTCGTGACTTGCCTAGAAGTCAGATGGGTGTCAATGTTGAGGAAGAGTTTGAACCGAAATATATTACTATCCGCGGCAAAGGCCCTGTGCTTAAAGATTTAAAAGCGGCAGCCAAAAAAGCGAAACGCGTTTATTTAGCAGCCGACCCCGATCGCGAAGGGGAAGCTATTGCCTGGCATTTGGCTCATAGCTTAGATATTGATGACCAATCAAAGTGCCGAGTCGTGTTTAACGAAATCACTAAAGAAGCAATTAAAGACTCATTTAAACAACCACGAACGATTGATTCCGACCTTGTTGATGCACAACAAGCGCGACGGATTCTAGATCGACTGGTTGGCTATAATATCAGCCCGATTCTTTGGAAAAAGGTTAAAAAAGGACTCAGTGCAGGTCGTGTCCAGTCTGTAGCCGTCAAAATCATCATCGATCGGGAAAATGAAATTAAAAAATTCAATCCTGAAGAATATTGGACAATCGAAGCTAATTTTCTAAAGGGAAAAGAAACATTTGAAGGCTCTTTTTATGGAGTAGACGGAAAGAAGAAGGAGCTTAAAACTGAAGAAGATGTGGAAGAGGTTAAAAGTAAGCTGAAAGGTGACTCGTATTCTGTTGATAAAGTTAATAAACGCGAGCGCCGCAGAAATCCTTCCTTACCATTTACCACATCATCTCTTCAACAAGAGGCAGCGAGAAAGCTGAACTTTCGTGCAAAGAAAACGATGATGATTGCCCAGCAGCTTTATGAGGGGATCGACCTTGGCGGGAAACAAGGTACTGCAGGTTTGATCACTTATATGCGTACAGATTCCACTAGACTTTCAAACACAGCTAAGGAAGAAGCAATGAATTACATTGATTCAACCTACGGCAAAGAATACTTGGGTAAAAGTAAAGCATCAAAAAAGCAAGAAGGAGCTCAGGATGCACACGAGGCAATCAGGCCAACAAGTGCTGCGCGAGATCCGAAGTCAATGAAGAAGGCTTTATCAAGGGATCAGCACCGTCTTTATAAACTAATTTGGGATCGGTTTTTGGCCAGTCAAATGGCGCCGGCTGTATTAGATACGATGACGGTTCATTTAACAAACCAAGGTGTTGAATTTAGAGCTACAGGCTCAAAAGTTAAATTCAAAGGGTTTATGAAAGTGTATATTGAGGGCAATGATGATAATAAAAAAGAGAAGGATAAAATGCTGCCAGACTTAGAGGAAGGGATGACTGTGAAGGCCGATGAAATCAAACCCAATCAGCACTTCACACAGCCACCTCCACGTTACACAGAAGCACGCTTAGTAAAAACACTTGAAGAACTGGGGATTGGCAGACCCTCCACTTATGCTCCAACACTAGATGTTATCCAGCGTCGTGGCTATGTAGCGCTTGATAATAAACGCTTTGTACCGACAGAACTTGGAGAGATCGTCCTAGATCAGCTCAAAGAATATTTCCCAGAAATTATTGATGCGGATTTCACGAAGGAAATGGAAGATGATCTAGATTCGATTGAAGAAGGGAAACAAAATTGGGTATCGATTATCGCTGACTTTTATAAAGGCTTTGAACCAAGGCTTGAGAAAGCAGAAAAAGAAATGGAAGAAATCGAAATCAAAGATGAACCGGCTGGAATTGACTGTGAAAATTGCGGACACGAAATGGTATATAAAATGGGCCGCTACGGTAAGTTCTTGGCCTGCTCGAACTTCCCGGAATGCAGAAACACAAAGCCGATTCTTAAAAAGGTCGGTGTCACTTGTCCTAAATGTAAAGAAGGAGAAGTTGTCGAACGAAAAAGCAAGAAGAATCGTAAGTTCTTTGGTTGTGATCGGTACCCCGAATGTGACTTTATTTCATGGGATAAACCGATTACTAGACCTTGTCCGAGATGCCAGTCCTTATTGGTTGAGAAACGGGCTAAAAAAGGAACGCAAATTCAGTGCACAGAATGTGATTATAAGGAACAGCAGCAATCATAA
- the dprA gene encoding DNA-processing protein DprA, producing the protein MNTFKQRLIHLHACPQVSRSLLNKWLKLDPDLATLLKITPEKISTTFRLPSENSLVIYKYLHGTSIMKKLDTDEQGYECVTIFDTDYPELLKTIPDPPLVLYIKGNKKLLKHPLTLSVVGTRTPSNYALPAMRQILIPLIKSNFCMVSGMAMGIDQCVHRLAIQHGGTTIAVIGSGFDHIYPRNNLALYKHMGDTQLIISEYPPDRPPRKYHFPERNRIISGLSEATLVIEARLRSGSLITVDQALEQGREVFAMPGPIDSKTSEGCHYMIREGATLLQGYQDIIHAYAEKLK; encoded by the coding sequence ATGAACACCTTTAAACAACGTTTGATCCACTTACATGCTTGCCCTCAGGTTTCCCGCTCCCTTTTAAACAAGTGGCTAAAGCTAGATCCTGATCTCGCAACCCTCCTGAAAATAACCCCCGAAAAAATTTCGACAACCTTCCGTCTCCCGAGTGAAAATTCCTTAGTCATCTACAAATATTTACACGGCACTAGTATAATGAAGAAACTCGACACAGATGAACAGGGGTATGAATGTGTGACCATTTTTGACACAGACTATCCTGAGTTACTAAAGACCATTCCTGATCCCCCGCTCGTCCTTTACATAAAGGGCAATAAAAAGTTACTGAAGCATCCATTAACATTAAGTGTTGTTGGAACGCGAACCCCGTCAAATTATGCGCTTCCGGCCATGCGGCAAATTCTGATCCCTCTCATTAAATCAAACTTCTGTATGGTTAGCGGCATGGCCATGGGCATAGATCAGTGTGTACACCGATTAGCCATTCAACACGGTGGAACAACGATTGCTGTGATTGGATCAGGTTTTGACCACATTTATCCGCGGAATAACCTCGCACTATATAAACATATGGGTGATACCCAACTTATTATAAGTGAATATCCACCTGATCGTCCCCCTAGAAAATATCACTTCCCGGAAAGAAATCGGATTATATCAGGTTTATCGGAAGCGACACTTGTCATCGAAGCACGGCTTAGGAGTGGTTCACTTATTACTGTGGACCAAGCCCTTGAACAAGGAAGGGAAGTTTTTGCGATGCCAGGTCCAATTGACAGTAAAACGAGTGAAGGGTGCCATTATATGATTCGAGAAGGGGCAACACTCCTTCAAGGCTATCAAGATATTATTCATGCCTACGCTGAAAAATTAAAATAA
- the sucD gene encoding succinate--CoA ligase subunit alpha, translating to MSVYINKDTKVIVQGITGSTALFHTKQMIEYGTQIVGGVTPGKGGTEVEGVPVFNTVEEAVAQTGANASVIYVPAPFAADAIMEATDADMDLAICITEHIPVLDMVKVKRYMEGKRTRLVGPNCPGVITPDECKIGIMPGYIHKKGHVGVVSRSGTLTYEAVHQLTESGIGQSTAVGIGGDPVNGTDFIDVLKAFNEDADTEAVIMIGEIGGTAEEEAAEWVKENMNKPVVGFIGGRTAPPGKRMGHAGAIISGGKGTADEKIRVMNESGIEVAETPSVMGETLINVLKKENLYDKCKTH from the coding sequence ATGAGTGTATATATTAACAAAGATACAAAGGTTATTGTTCAAGGAATTACCGGCTCTACAGCCCTATTCCATACAAAGCAAATGATCGAATATGGAACACAAATTGTTGGCGGTGTAACGCCAGGTAAAGGCGGCACTGAAGTTGAAGGTGTTCCTGTATTTAATACTGTAGAAGAAGCCGTTGCACAAACTGGAGCCAACGCTTCTGTCATTTATGTGCCCGCTCCATTCGCTGCTGATGCGATCATGGAAGCGACAGATGCGGATATGGATTTAGCCATTTGTATTACTGAACATATTCCTGTTCTTGATATGGTTAAAGTCAAGCGCTACATGGAAGGTAAGAGAACACGTCTTGTCGGCCCTAACTGTCCAGGTGTTATCACTCCAGACGAATGCAAAATTGGTATTATGCCTGGATATATTCATAAAAAAGGTCATGTTGGTGTTGTTTCCCGTTCTGGTACCCTTACGTATGAAGCGGTACACCAGTTGACTGAATCTGGCATTGGTCAAAGTACTGCTGTAGGTATCGGTGGAGACCCAGTCAACGGCACGGACTTTATCGATGTATTGAAAGCATTTAATGAAGATGCGGACACAGAAGCTGTGATTATGATTGGTGAAATCGGCGGAACAGCTGAAGAGGAAGCGGCCGAGTGGGTAAAAGAAAATATGAATAAGCCTGTCGTTGGCTTTATTGGTGGGCGTACAGCACCTCCAGGAAAACGGATGGGGCATGCTGGGGCTATTATCTCAGGCGGTAAGGGAACAGCTGATGAGAAAATCCGCGTCATGAATGAAAGTGGAATCGAAGTAGCTGAAACACCTTCTGTCATGGGTGAAACGCTGATCAACGTCTTGAAAAAAGAAAACCTTTATGACAAGTGCAAAACACATTAA
- the sucC gene encoding ADP-forming succinate--CoA ligase subunit beta, which produces MNIHEYQGKQIMRDFGVSVPNGHVAYTVDEAVDAAKKLGSKVTVVKAQIHAGGRGKAGGVKIAKDLDEVRTYAEEILGKTLVTHQTGPEGKEVKRLLIEEGCDIKSEYYVGLVLDRATSKVTMMASEEGGTEIEEVAEKTPEKIFKEVIDPVTGLTPFQARRLAFNINIPKESLGKAVKFMLGLYDVFVKKDCSIAEINPLVTTGDGDVLALDSKLNFDDNALYRQKDIGELRDLEEEDPKEVEASKYDLSYIALDGNIGCMVNGAGLAMATMDTINHYSGDPANFLDVGGGATTEKVTEAFKLILSDENVKGIFVNIFGGIMKCDVIAEGVVAATKEVGLTLPLVVRLEGTNVEAGKKILEESGLNITSADSMANGAQKIVELVK; this is translated from the coding sequence ATGAACATTCACGAGTATCAAGGAAAACAAATTATGCGCGACTTTGGCGTTTCAGTGCCAAATGGCCATGTGGCTTATACCGTAGATGAAGCTGTAGATGCAGCTAAGAAGCTGGGGAGCAAGGTCACTGTAGTTAAAGCACAAATCCACGCGGGCGGACGCGGAAAAGCCGGTGGAGTTAAGATTGCTAAAGATCTTGATGAAGTGCGTACATACGCAGAAGAAATTTTAGGTAAGACGCTTGTAACCCATCAGACCGGACCAGAAGGTAAAGAAGTGAAGCGTCTGCTAATTGAAGAAGGCTGCGATATTAAGAGTGAATACTATGTTGGACTTGTGTTAGATCGTGCAACGAGTAAAGTAACGATGATGGCTTCCGAAGAAGGTGGAACAGAGATTGAAGAAGTGGCAGAAAAGACCCCTGAGAAAATTTTCAAAGAGGTTATTGATCCTGTAACTGGTCTGACACCTTTCCAGGCTCGTCGACTAGCCTTCAATATTAATATTCCGAAAGAATCATTAGGCAAAGCTGTCAAGTTCATGCTTGGCTTATATGACGTTTTCGTTAAAAAAGATTGTTCTATCGCGGAAATCAACCCGCTTGTTACAACAGGGGATGGCGATGTACTAGCTCTTGATTCCAAATTAAACTTTGATGATAACGCTCTATACCGTCAGAAGGATATTGGCGAATTGCGTGATCTTGAAGAAGAAGATCCAAAAGAGGTAGAAGCATCCAAATATGACTTAAGCTATATTGCTTTGGATGGAAATATCGGCTGTATGGTAAATGGTGCTGGACTGGCTATGGCTACGATGGACACGATTAATCACTATAGCGGTGATCCTGCCAATTTCCTTGATGTTGGAGGCGGCGCTACTACAGAGAAGGTAACGGAAGCCTTCAAACTGATCCTTTCAGATGAAAATGTCAAAGGGATTTTCGTTAACATCTTCGGTGGTATCATGAAGTGTGATGTAATTGCCGAAGGAGTTGTTGCAGCAACGAAAGAAGTCGGCTTAACCTTGCCGCTTGTCGTACGTCTTGAAGGTACAAACGTAGAAGCTGGTAAGAAGATTCTTGAAGAATCAGGACTAAATATTACATCTGCTGATTCAATGGCAAATGGCGCTCAAAAAATCGTAGAACTAGTTAAGTAG
- a CDS encoding EscU/YscU/HrcU family type III secretion system export apparatus switch protein, translating to MKNKRKEAIALGYQKEKDQAPKVLAKGKGIIADNILDKAKESNIPVQEDATLVELLTELDINEQIPEDLYHVVADVFAFIYRADQEVEKKNRFT from the coding sequence ATGAAGAACAAACGAAAGGAAGCCATTGCGCTTGGTTATCAGAAGGAAAAGGATCAGGCGCCAAAAGTTCTTGCTAAAGGGAAAGGGATCATAGCCGATAACATTCTTGATAAAGCAAAAGAAAGCAATATTCCAGTCCAAGAGGATGCCACCCTCGTTGAGCTGTTGACGGAGCTGGACATTAACGAGCAGATCCCTGAAGATTTGTATCACGTTGTGGCAGACGTTTTTGCTTTTATCTACCGTGCAGATCAGGAAGTAGAAAAGAAAAACAGGTTTACATAA